AATTGCTATCCTCTAGTGATACGGTTTCTAATATATTGAACAGACTTAGTTTATTGTCTTagctcttgtatatatatatattaggagaAGACAGCTCTTGTCATTTTCAATCAATCAATACGAATCTGTTGGTGACCACATTGGTTCCAACACcagatattttttctttttgttagaGCAATGAGTACAATTTTCACCTTTTTAACCATtccatttcttctctctctaatGTTTATTTCTTCTAACTCTTTTTTTGACGTGCCATCAGAGCATTTTCTCGATTTTCTCATATGCAGAAGTTCATATCCCCTATTCTTTGCtcattttcctctatttttcttttttttttttctttttttttatctgtttctatttttttccctttctttggaAGCTCTCGGTGTGGGATTATTGGGACAAATTCTATCTTACCAACATATTgcataataatgaaaatatatccACAATGCAAATTTAATCCATGGTTCATTTTAAGAATCaagaatcagagagagagagagagagagagagagagagagagagattgatggAAACGAGATGGAATGGAGGACAATGTACCTCAACGAGGAGAGTGGAGATTGAACTTGGGGCTTGCAAAATGGTTTTGGGTTACGAAGACGACGAGAAGGGAGGGACAAATTGCACATTGCCTAGGGTTAGGGTtcaaaaattgaaaaggaaggGGTCCTTCGCTACAGGGGAATGGGGAAGGAGAAGTGGAGAAGACGACGAGATGTTCTGtgtgttttgagaaaaaaatgaaatgcattGTTTCAAATGGGACAGACTACACTTTTAATTCCAGCACATTTTTCAGCTATTTTTCCTCTACCACGCGTAATGTAAACCAACCTCTTTTCATCTTGCCAATACCCATCGTCTTATTTTCCAATTATCATGCCAACTCTTTTTTGTGTGTaaggaatatataaaaatgactgtctCTAAAAATTTTTCTcagaatatttgaaaataattatattttcaaaccgAACCAGTCAAATTTATatgaatttgacataatttttaaaccaaaatcaatgttcacaaataactcatttattaaatgaacaaaACGAGGTAATAGAAGTTCACCCTTTGTTATTATTATCTGATATACTCAGCAAATGTcttaaaaagaggaaaaaaaaacactagttTATTGAAATCCACTCGTACGGGCCTGTTCCATTCCcctgaaaaatgagagagagagagagtacttcCTACAACTCCAAAATGCATTTTCAGCACGCATGGTGCCTTGAGTGATCGTAAACAATATCACATGATTGAACATATGCAACACATGGATTGAGCAACCCCTCACcctctgtattttttttttttttagttaaacaAATAGGAAATGTTTAATTAGAATATCAGGAAATTGATTCATGTCTCCTCATGTCAGCAAGCCAGCTAGTCTCTTTGCTATAATCTTCTTAAGAAACTGCGCCTACGAGTCCGAGGCTTGATGTCCTTGCCTGTAATAGGGCCGGTTGAGGATGTTAAAATACGTAAGCTAAGCATTTAAACACCAAAATGGCattgcaaaaagaaaaatcctTGTCATGCAGTGTCCCAGTGTACGCCCATTATTAAACATATGAGTTCAGAATAGTCACCTTTTAACCTGCCTGCACGATACAAAGCTTCTTCTGCAATGGGTTTCCACTGTTCTGCACAAGAGTAGTTGATTCCAAGACCAACACTAAGTCCTCTCAAGAGATGCACCGTCCGAAGTACAGAAAAAAGTTCTTCTGGAAAAGCCTGCCATAGCCAAGTCCCAATAATGATACAATGTAGTAGATCAGAAGAAAATGTAGCAGCGTAAAATGATTTTACTTCTGTCTGGTTTCTTGATACATCCAAACATTTTTATTGACATGAGgaaaagaaagttgaaaaaactTAAAGTAATGACTATGCTAGACTACTGGTAGGTAAACAcataaataacaattatatgTGGTTGGGTAGGTGGGTGGGGGCATTTGTGCTGCCCGAGCTGCATGCAAGCGCACATCCTTCAAGCAGAATTGTACAAAAAGCAACGTACCATGGATAATTGATGAAAGGTCGGAGTCTTAACACATACCTGAacagcaattttttttatcgaaGACTCTTCTGAGAAAGGTTGTAGCATCACTACTCCTGGGGGTAGTTTTGTATCAAACATAGTCTCTGCTAACTTCAGCAATTCCAGCTGTTCATTTTCACATTTGCTTAAGGTATCAATGCCCAACTCCCTATGAAGTAGGAAAAATCAATTAGATACAAAAATAGCAGTCAAAACCAATAAAACCTCAAAAATTTCTTGAACATCATCTCAAACCAAGCCATCTTTCACAACAATGGAACTGGTTGCATAAACCAGacatttaccattttttttctaTGAGTGTTTCTAATGAATCCGAAGAAAATAGCACATTATGGCCACGCTCGGCTAAAGATCACTGCCATCTCATGAATTGGATTCGAACCTTTCATTTATCAAATCTAGCTGCCGGTTAAATTATAGCAATCTGTAATTAGGGTGTTAAATCTCTCATTTCCTCTTATTCCATTCAAAACTTTTTAGTTTGCAGCACAACAGTTTGGGGTCTGCTTCCTGGCAAACCAACTCGCAACTCATTGGAAACAAAGTAAACAATTAACAGGGAATGCCTTGGTACCTACCTGTAGCTCTCAGACACCCTTATAGGATCACTATCAGCAATGGCGACAACAAGATTAGCATAACCAAGCCTCAAATTTTCTGGGAGATCCTTCACTTGCCCATAGTCTAGTAAGCCAACCTAACTTGGGGCAAAAAGACATCAGTTTGTCATGCTAATATAACAATGGAAAACTGAGGTTTAATTAGTTTGAtatattctctcttcttttcttattattagctttttaaatattctttcttctttaagcGACTAATTTTAAAGAAGACCATAAGTAGAAAAATGAGGAGCATGTATATCAAGATAACAGAACTAATGATTTAAAGGAAACTGATATTGCTTGCGTACTTGCCTCGGAACCTTTACAGATCAGAATATTTCCTGGATGGGGATCGGCATGGAAGAAACCACTCTTCAGTATCATTTGACCGTATGCTAGTGTCAAACTTTCAAGGATTTTCCTGTAGTTACAGAAAATATAAGTATTCTTGCTCCATCACCTCGAAGAAGATGATATCTAAAGGTGAgccagaaaaaaaataataaaaataaaaataaaaaagattcatAAGTGATTGGTTGTAAGGGAAACAGAGCAAGTTTACTTAAAAATTCATGAAGGCTTAGAAACACAAAAACTTGATTTCAGACAAACATTTGTTACAAGTTCAGGAAAGGCCCTCTTCAAAAGGAACTGATCTAGGAAGAAAAATCTAAAGAATTATGACTTTAAAAAGGAAggcgataaaaaaaattatgctaacAGTAAGTCACCTTACAAGAAAATAAGGGATTTAAAGGAAGTTGCAGTTAGTCAGAATCATTGAATGGCTCCAAGTTATAATGAAAGAGACTTGgaagttaaataaataataagaaaataaataaatatagagatAAATAGAACTTCATAAGCACTTAACCGCTACTTTTATACCCAAACTAACATGGAAAAAGGACTCCATGCTCTCAGGGATAGTCTAGATGCTTACCGCTTTGCCACCGCCGCAATCTTACCACCAGGATCTATCCCTCTTTTCGCTATTTCATCACCAAGGTTCAGGATTGGAATTCCGTCAATATATTCCATCACTAAGGCCCTCCTaacaaaacagagaaataattgattactaaaaggtatatcaaataaaattataccaCCAGCAATACCAGAAATTGATCAAGTGGAATTAACAGATGCAATAGAGGGACATTTTTCTATAGGTAAAAAAACACGTTCAAGTTTCAACGTCACTCAGAGGACTCTCAGTTAGTGACGGACTGACTGTAACATAGGGACAAAGTTATGGCAATTTTTGGGGTGTTTATGGCTAGTTCCATAACTTAATACGTTCTATTTTCATTTAAGATTTTTCTCAATGCCAACACTGGATCCCCCAAATAACTTAATTATCATCCATGTTTGCAAGTCCTGACCACATGAAGCATATACCTGCTGACCATATTCCGTATCACTCGTGGAACCAAAACAGGAGGTTTTTTGTTGTTCTCATATAGGAAATGTCGAATCCTTTCCATAGCATTGGCCTCCCTGGTGAAGTCAAATTCATATCCAATCTTGAATGGCATAAAGGACAAAGAATTAGCATCCAGAAAGCGATGGCCAGATTCAACGTCATGCAAGAAGAAATATTACATTTATATAAGCTGGGGTGATTCAGTTTTAGTATAGCATAACTTCAACAATTAAGAATCAAAGACCCCCACAACCAAGAACCAGACTCAACATAGTACACCTTCAGGCAACTATTGTCTTCAGATGTCGGGCAAAAACcaaaccagagagagagagagagaaggagaaaacTATAACAAAAACCAGTAAAGAAATTCGGGGGACCTGTTTCTCCATTTCCTTAGTTACTGAGTACAGATCAAATTTGATGTCTGTCTTTTGCATATATAACGCAAAAGCTTGCAAGTTATGGATGTCTGTCATCATCAGATCCTGAACTCCAGGATGTTGCACCTATCACATGCCCAAAGAAGTTAATACTGAAGACAATATGGAGCCATACAGTAGTCCACCTTCCCTCACCTTAACAACAACATCACTCTTATCACCTCTCAATCTTGCTCGGTGTACCTAATTTGAGCATAAAAGACATGTCATATGCAAAGTTAGGAGTCTTCCAATATGATTCACTCCACTACTGAACAGCCATCCTGACAGAGAATGAAATACGAAAGAAAAGGATAAAATGGACAGTGACAATGGAGCACTGTGAAACTTAGACAATCCACAGATTGAAACAGATTTTAAACTTTGACATCAAATCAAATTCGACTTCATAATAAActgaaacaagaagaaaaacgaGAATTAATTTATGAAAGCCCTACAAACAATGGAGGttaaaaacaatacaaaaagTTGGGTATTACAAAAAGTTGAGGTTCAGAATATCATAAAATCTGTAGTATTAGTAGGAAAGTTGGCTCAGCCCGagaaaatattatcaaatcaacaTGCTTCACTCTAAATGTTTGCTTGCTTGTGTCAGAAAAAGTAATTGTGTCAGTTTGTTTGCTTGCTTGTGTATGGGTGTGTGTGTGCAAAGTGGTTATTATCTCGGCACATATCATGACCACACTTTATGCCTCATGCCACTCCACATGATAGCCAGCAAGAAATTTCACATGGATGGAGGTACCTGGGCAATTGAAGCCGAACCAATAGGATCCAcatcaaatctttcaaatatttCAGTAATACTTCGACCAAACTCCTTCTCCAGCACAAGTTGTACGTCGGTAAATGGGGTTGCAGGAGATCGATCACATAGGGTCACAAGCCTTCTCACCCATGCCGCCGGGGCCAAGTCAGGCTTCCCCACAATTTGAGCAACCTGATTCGCAGCTCATATCCAAGAcgtttataaaacaaaaattatcaattAATTGTCATATCCACCAAAATTCATATCATAAAAGCTATCACAAATGAGAAACCCAATTGGATAATAACCAGAGATGGAGCAGAAGGCAAATCATAGAGAATAATCGCAAGACAAGTGGACCATAGCCCATATAAATTATGGCTTTCCAACTTCCCAATCCATGGGTTAAGTCACAAAACCGATAATAACAACTCATTTTTCCCAGACGATAACCGATTAAAATCCTAAGCAGTAATATCCACAATTAAAGTTGACAAACACCACAACCCAGTTTAATTAGGACAGACCTTAGCCTTAATTCAAATTCAGAAGCACATGAGAAAGTACGTATGTGAAATTAGAAGGGAAAACTCTTTTAAGTACCTTGAGGAAAAATCCACCGAGGTCGAAGCACATGGCATATATCTTCTCAGCCGCGAGTTCATGTTGTCTTTCCCACATTGCCTCTTGCTTTTGCACATCCTTCTCGAAACTCACTCGAAGCTGAAACGCCTaagaaatccaaaacaaaagggaaaataaacCCACTGGGGTTCTTAAAAAGACAAACATCCACACATAAAGCCACATCATGcatagagaaggagagagaaagtAAGACCTTGTAGCCGGTGTAGATATCAGCGGTTCGTACCCAGAACTGAAAGGAGCGGTGCCAAGGTCTGAAATGGGAGGAgaacttttcttgaatatcctTAAAATCGAGAGGAGGTAGCATGGTGGTTTTCGTTGTGGTGCGCTTGTGCACGCATGTACCAAATCAGTGCATGGTTTGGGGGGGAGTGCTATCCATTACATTCGTGAATTGTGGCTGAGAAACCAGAGCTCTCACTGACTGTTTTCTGTTTTGATATCTTAGCGAGGTTTGGGTTGCTTGCCTTGTATGTATGTCTTTTGCTTGTTGGATTACTATTTGCCTTTTGCGTCCCGGGAAACGTTTCCTGCCGGGAGCCGGACCCATGGGCCATCGTCCCTGCTCGGTTTTCAACTTTGTTCCTTTCCTTTGTTTTAGTATGTGTTGCCTGTTCGATTGTCTCTTTTCTTTACTTCCTAAGCACAACATTTCATTGACCTTAAAAAAGACTTACACTGTAGCTACTCATAACTTTACCTTTTTGTgttaaattatatcaaaatgaGAAATGTTATATCTAATCCTTACATCACACACCTCCACCTAATTAATAGGAATACGATATAAGagcaaaaatgacaaattatatgttaattagatAAAGGTGTGTGGCATAAAACTTTCATGTAAAATTCCTCTTATAAGATATTTTGTAAATGGCAAATTAAAGTATATATCTCAACCTTGAAATAAAGCAAGATATCAAAGTATTTGATGCTTAGAAAAGACCATATTGTATTTtgcaattttataatttttttttttttttttatgtcaagaaacctctccaaggcagggccctttggacccatccctgcagagtaaaccccggtcccgtgcaccgcaccctcaAAAATTTTCCTATACGAAACTGGTTAAATCGATGACTTTTTCACCAAGAGGTGTGGTTCCAAAGAATTGTTTACACCCATGAGGtattgaaccttggaccttggaAGGAGTGCGACCCTAAGACCAAGACTTTCACTACTTGAGACAATCCCTTAGGGTTCAATTTTATAATGTTGTCTCTCCATTTTCCAATTATAAGGatgaattaataaataatatgttaattaattGTATCATGTCTTTGTAAATAAAAACAGTTAATTAATACTGAGATTGAATATTTTCCAAACATTTTTCATTgttattcttcctttttctgatttttattATTCATGTATATATCCATGCACCAAACTcccagttttcttttttaggacAAGCACACAAAAAGTTATTTCCAAGCGTCCATGGCAAATATAACTTCAATCAACAAAGTTGCATTTCAATAGAATGTTTGTTAATAATCACTTCAGAGATGCCTGATCAATCAGGGCATTGAGGGTAACGCATTACTTAATTTGCTAACTTCTCGGGTGATGGtacaattttataatatttgaccctcttcctttttctttttctttgcttcTTTTTAGGAGTGGAGTGGCGTAAAAGTTACAGAGCAGCAAGTTATTCGTCTTTTTTGACCAGTTTCCTTGGACTACGATTCAGGTATTTAACATTGATCCCAACTTTTTGCACTTACCATAATCTCCGTACATCACACATCACCACAGAAAACGTAGCAGTAGATCTCGTATAGTGAGTAGCAGCCCCATGCCTGTTGACATCGGTGCATGGGTGGGTCTCTCTGTCTCGGGACAAGACACTGAAAGCGGGTCCATGAAACGAAGGAATGGGTCCACATTAACTGCAACGACACTTCCACCACCAAGCTTCATAAATCTAACCACTTTCTGTGACAAAATAATCCTACACACGCAACTCACCTCCTTTCATCATAAATGATTAATAGACAATTCGAATTTAAATTGCACAACTCAACATGATTAATAGATTACAAAATAATAGCACCAATGAGATTTGAATACTCACAGATCAATAAACTCCACCGTAACTCCAAATGCCTTGGCCATTGCTTCAATCGAAACACTCTTATAGGATTCCAAGAACTGGGAATAAACAACAGTTCTGACCTCCCTCATATAATACCGGAAGTGTGGATGCAAATAGCCGTCCAATTTTATTTGCTCTACTAGACCAGctgaaaataaaatccaaaacatGAAGTTTTGAGATATTGAGAAAATCAGACGATTTATGAACAAATCAACAGGTGCAAGTAGGAGGGGCTCTTATCCCATATCACACAATATTAACAAACCTCAAATGGATAAGAATCATGGAAAATACTGCCAGGGAGCTCAGTCCGGGCAGAGAAACCAAAAGAACTTCTAGTTCTTAACATATTCAATTTTTGTGTAAAAGCTCACAGAACAAATTAGATCTCCACTCACCAAATGCtgagaaaaatgatttatattgaCAATTATACAAAGAGTTCATAAACCCTGAAAGATGCGGGATTTTTCCAATCACTGAAAAGATCTCGGGAGCATCCACTACCTAACAAGGTCAACCGTAATTCATAAAATTACTAGCATACAACTTGCTCAgaagtagaaaaagaaaatgttattaCTTCAATGATTATAATGATGCAGTGAGGAGAGCTGAATGCCATTTGCTTCAATAAAACTCTATCCAAGGATATGATACTTGTAAGAACAGTGTAGAATCTGAAGGTGTCATATGGAAAAAGTTCATAAGTGGTGAAAGTTGAAATAGAATCCAAAAATAGAGTCGCTGCCTTCTTGAAGTTTCGAGTGGACATGCAGTACAAGCCTTCATACACCTTCAGGCGATTCTTCCTTTCCCAATCTCCACCCACTTCAAACAGTTTGAAGCTGGCACCATTAACCAAACAGTTAGAATTCAATGACTCATGCTTCAGATTTTCAACCCAACttttagaaaaagagaaatacgGAGCATTGTCAGCAATTTAATGTTAGTTACATCTTTGCTTTATCAATGCTTTTGGAAATTAGATCAAAATCCATGTAGAAAAAACCAAGCTGCAGCATATAGAACACCATGTCCATCTTTTGCCCAACTGCAACCGTTTTGTTTTCTGTCACCCTGAATTGTTCCAATGCTTTATCCTGGGTTTATGAAGAGAAGCAATTAGAtgtgaaaataaatttgaagccatttttttgtgtaattgttttttaataagTGACACTATTATAAGCAGGCAATACTTTTCAAGAGCAATAAGTAATGAAACTTATGTACCATGTCACCAATTCAAATGAAAAACAAGGATTTTGCCAAATGAGCTTCTTGGACTTCACTTTCACCTAAGTTTTCTTCAGCGTCAGCTATCCTGAACAAAGTGCAACCATATACAATCccttaagagaaaaaattatgaagaaaaTAGACCAATTAGCTGGTGCTCTGTAAACACTTTGAATCCCAGTAAATAGTCATGGTTACACCAAACAAATAGACCGAGTGTATTCTAAGATGATTATAATTTGACATAACTCCAGATACAAACACACACACTTTATTCATCCACAAGATCCACAGCCATCTTGatgtgaataaaaatatctattatCTAAGAGACATCGTCGGCAAGCATTCAGTTTTATAGAAATGAGagagatgaaaaatataaaaagttgaCACTCAGAAAAATCAGTATTTTAGATAAGCTGGGACATATTACTAAGGTTCAGAGTTTCCAACCTTATAAACTTAACCTAATTAAAATGCGaactaaaccttttttttttatttgtttatttttttgataggtaatcaaaaagttatattcatagaaataggcacaggaagtatacatgaggAACACCTAGCTAGAGGTTACAATAGAAAGTAGAAGGTCATGGACACTTCGCCTGTTACAAACTATGGCCCCCGCCCATAAGAACAATGACACttaagaaagaaaacttttagCTTGTCCGTTGttctctcttgatcttcaaagcttctagcatttctctccctccaaatacaccaccacATACATATTGGGACCATTCACCAAATTGCCGCTACCTGTGAATTTCCATGGAGTCCTCTCCAGCTTGCAAGGAAATCCACCAATCTAAAATGCATGACCCAAGATAATCCGATTCTTGAGAAAAAATCATCCCACGTGATCCTGGCCACCTCAAAGTGTAAAAGCAAATGATCTATTGATTCCCCATGCttcttacacatacagcaccaatccAACACAATTACCCGTCGTTTCCTCAGATTATCTGTAGTAAGGATgttgtccaaacaaaaaaagttgCTTTTGAAGGAGCTTTCATCTGCCATATGCTCGTCCACGGGACCATAGTCATTCCAGGGCTTGTTAGCACTTGATAAAATGAACTAATAGAGAAAATACCTTTCTTGGAATGACTCCAGTGCATCTTGTCTCCAGTGCCCCCTGATATACTTACGAAATACAATGCCGCAAAGAACTCCATAATAGActccaactcccaatcttgGGTTGCCCTAATGAAATCAATATTCCATTGAGGTGAGCCATTTGAAAAGGCCAAAAGATCGGCAATCGCTGCATCATTTTCTCTAATGAGCTCAAAGATTGCAGGGAAGGTGTCTTGGAAACAATGGTTACCACACCATTTGTCATACCAAAAACCAACATGAGAACCATCGCCCACAACAAAATGTTCAAACTTAACTTATTACTTTCTTGTTGCTGAAGAAGAATAGCAAGCACTAAAAGGAAGCACCAGATTTTTGCACAAAACTCCATAGCTGCTAATCTCCTCAAAGGTTTGCACCATAGCGCCCCatttaaaaaatcaatgaaCAATTAGATCATCAAGTACCTATCACTAGTACGCCCACCCATTAGTATCTCCTTTTAATGAAAATCCCACcaccttttctttcaatttttccttTCCAATAATTGAATCCAGGAGGTTAGGACCAAAACCCAACGAGTTGGGCTGGAAGACATGGCTATTCATTCAACTTTCAAATACAGATTTTTTCGATAACATAAAGAAAACTAACGACTCTCATATTCGACATTTTCACGCTGCAATTCCACAAAAACTTCGAAGCTAAAAGTTGAAACCCGCATTACAAGAAGCTCAATCAAACGGTTGGAATTGCTAAGATGAGGGTACTCCAAAACCCTCAACTTCCATACATAGGTGACACGCATTCGGTTTCTGAGAAAGATGGGGAAACAGACACTCGAAACTTAAATCTCAAAGTTTACATTCGAGTCAGATCAAATACACACAAAACCAACATGGAACTAATCCTACACAACAGTTTCTCTACGCCAAGTCTACCTTTAGCATCCTTTATTCTCTCCGCTACCAAACAGATGTTACTGTGGAAATTCAAGTATCTAGAAAATAaactaaactgaaattaaaagcGAGCTCACTTTTCGTCAAGATTCTTAATCTCCTCGTCGATCTTCACGCGCATCGAGTCCAGAACGCCTCGATCTTTCTCGAACACCGAATCGGCAACAAGGGTTTCATATAACGGAGCCATATCTGCACAATGcagacaaaagaaataaataaataaagaccgTTTTGTGAGAAGGAAACGGAGAAATGAAATTGTGAAACTGGGTGAGAATCGATAGTTACCGTCGGCTTCAACGATGGCGAAGACCTCCTCTTTGAGGCGGACCTTTTCGATGTCCTGGACGTCCGGGCGCCTCAGAAGGAAGAGCTTGTGCGCAAGCACGGGATGTAACTCCTGAGTTCCTTCCTGGCTTTCCATGGCGACTCGTCAGTGCGAACTCCCCGAGTTGGGTGAATCTGTGCTTTGCTTGAGCGAGGGAGCACTGTGACTGTGAGCCAGATGTCATGTTGATCAGTTTTGCGGTTAATCATTCTCACACGTCATAAATAGCACACtcacttattttttatcttttcatatttttttaaaatttttaaattttattctttcttaaattaattaatatatacatataatacgAGGGATCCGGCTTGCCTCCAGTTGTAAAGTAACAGCACATCTCCTGTTATTACATCTAAGGGCTATTATTACATCTTGTAAACAAAAAGGAGGGTGCTAATAGAACGTTGGAGAggaacatgttttatttattttttatttgttaatttttgtcaaaattttactataaataaattttaaaaattcttgtTTTTGCTACATTATTTATgtgttgatatataaatatattatttattataaatagtaaaaaaataaaaatatattaatgtctTTCATGCTGTCacttgcaaaaatataaatattaaaaaataaagaaattttatcccCACACTGGCCTAGCAATAACTTTTTGTCCAACACATTGCATTaactattattgttttaactaaaaaattaaaaaaattatttatttaattattaaacacactaataataataataaaaaaacatctATTTATCAATTAAACATAGTAACtattatcaaatatatttatatgtttttttaatatttatatacaaacatataaataacataacaatgatctctttaaatttatttttattaaaattataagtatattttcaaCATGGTTGAATTTTACTTGCCAACATACAAAAGCTAAAGATGGCCGTTCAAGTCTCAACAGGAGATGTCCTGTTACAGTGAAACTGGAGGCAAGCCGAATCCTAATACGagaatgatgagtaaaatttttctatattgatatatataatgctgTGTGTTTTGCGGTGTTTATATaactcatttaaatattttaaataaataaatttttaaattttaaattttgtggtatttttacataaatatatattaatttttacataacgttataaactatttaataatcattctttaatttaacttattttcaaactaattctTTTGGTATGAAAATGTTTTCGactggttgatttttttttttttttaaatcaaaacatcaccTCCTTTATTGATCAACGATTGTCATTACAAAATTTATCCTGTAAAAAGAAACTGAAATAACCCTTAGGGCCATCTTCTATCCACACTTGTTCCTCCTTTACATTGTAAGCAAAAGTAGCTAAAAAATGAGCTAGTTTGTTACATTCTCTGTATATATGCTGGATTTTCCATAAAGGTCTATTTACTAGTATATCTCTTATATCTTCAATCAATTGCCCACTCCATTCCCATGATTCCTCCTTACTGTTGATAGCTTGAATAACACCCAACGCATCCCCCTCAAACACAGCTTCCCATACATTTAATTCTTCACACAGAGTCAAAGCTCTCCATAATGCAACTGTCTCTGCTACAAAAGGAGACCCAACATTAGACTTTGATACACACAGAGATACTAAGACTTCCCCTTCACTGTCACGCATTACTATCCCTGCCCCCATCTGTTGAGCTGTTTTATCATAGGCTGCATCCCAGTTAAGTTTAACAGTCCCCTTCTCAGGCACCATCCATCTCACCGTGTCTCTCCTTGTTGGCTTTGCATTCTCTGGTTTCCTGGTTTGAGCACACTGAAAATCTGTAACATTATGCTTGGCTTGTATGATAATGTCTTTTGGGCAA
This Carya illinoinensis cultivar Pawnee chromosome 11, C.illinoinensisPawnee_v1, whole genome shotgun sequence DNA region includes the following protein-coding sequences:
- the LOC122281028 gene encoding uncharacterized protein slr0889; translation: MLPPLDFKDIQEKFSSHFRPWHRSFQFWVRTADIYTGYKAFQLRVSFEKDVQKQEAMWERQHELAAEKIYAMCFDLGGFFLKVAQIVGKPDLAPAAWVRRLVTLCDRSPATPFTDVQLVLEKEFGRSITEIFERFDVDPIGSASIAQVHRARLRGDKSDVVVKVQHPGVQDLMMTDIHNLQAFALYMQKTDIKFDLYSVTKEMEKQIGYEFDFTREANAMERIRHFLYENNKKPPVLVPRVIRNMVSRRALVMEYIDGIPILNLGDEIAKRGIDPGGKIAAVAKRKILESLTLAYGQMILKSGFFHADPHPGNILICKGSEVGLLDYGQVKDLPENLRLGYANLVVAIADSDPIRVSESYRELGIDTLSKCENEQLELLKLAETMFDTKLPPGVVMLQPFSEESSIKKIAVQAFPEELFSVLRTVHLLRGLSVGLGINYSCAEQWKPIAEEALYRAGRLKGKDIKPRTRRRSFLRRL